A DNA window from Providencia huaxiensis contains the following coding sequences:
- the secF gene encoding protein translocase subunit SecF — MAQDYTVEQLNYGRKVYDFMRWDNVAFSISIVLLIASFVIIGVKGFNWGLDFTGGTVIEINLSQPADLDKIRDSLSNSNHKDPLIQNFGSSRDIMIRIPPIEGTAGQEVGKEIITIINQSVDDKATVKRIEFVGPSVGAELAQTGALALLTALICILIYVGFRFEWRLAAGAVLSLAHDVVITLGILSLFHIEIDMTIVASLMSVIGYSLNDSIVVSDRIRENFRKIRRGTPYEIMNVSLTQTLSRTIMTSATTLLVVLMLYLFGGAMLEGFSLVMLIGVTIGTISSIYVASALALKMGMKREHLMQAKVEKEGADQESLLP, encoded by the coding sequence GTGGCACAGGATTATACTGTTGAACAATTGAACTATGGTCGTAAAGTCTATGACTTTATGCGCTGGGACAACGTTGCCTTTAGTATTTCTATCGTATTACTGATTGCTTCTTTTGTGATTATTGGCGTCAAAGGTTTTAACTGGGGCTTAGATTTCACTGGTGGTACGGTCATTGAAATCAACTTAAGTCAGCCAGCTGATTTGGATAAAATTCGTGATAGCTTGTCTAACTCGAACCATAAAGATCCATTAATCCAAAACTTTGGTAGCAGCCGCGACATCATGATCCGCATTCCGCCAATTGAAGGCACTGCGGGTCAAGAAGTTGGGAAAGAAATTATCACAATCATCAACCAGAGTGTAGATGATAAAGCAACCGTTAAGCGTATTGAATTCGTTGGGCCGAGTGTCGGTGCTGAGTTGGCGCAAACAGGGGCTTTGGCTCTGTTAACTGCGTTGATTTGTATCTTGATTTATGTCGGCTTCCGTTTTGAATGGCGCTTAGCTGCGGGTGCGGTATTGTCACTCGCGCATGACGTGGTAATTACTTTAGGAATTCTGTCTCTGTTCCATATTGAGATAGATATGACTATCGTGGCATCATTGATGTCGGTTATCGGTTACTCACTGAACGACAGTATCGTTGTATCAGACCGTATCCGTGAGAACTTCCGTAAAATTCGCCGTGGTACACCATATGAAATCATGAACGTCTCTTTGACGCAAACATTGAGCCGTACCATCATGACATCAGCCACCACATTATTAGTGGTTCTGATGCTGTACCTATTTGGCGGTGCAATGCTGGAAGGCTTCTCATTGGTTATGTTAATCGGTGTAACTATCGGTACTATCTCATCTATTTATGTGGCTTCTGCATTAGCACTGAAGATGGGTATGAAACGTGAACACTTGATGCAAGCGAAAGTCGAAAAAGAAGGCGCAGACCAAGAGTCATTACTGCCTTAG
- the nusB gene encoding transcription antitermination factor NusB: MKPAARRRARECAVQAIYSWQLSGNPIAEVEYEFIAEQDMSDVDVNYFRELLSGVATNATKLDQLMAPYLSRQLEELGQVEKAILRVSMFELSFREDVPYKVAINEGIELAKVFGAEDSHKFVNGVLDKAAPAVRRKK; the protein is encoded by the coding sequence GTGAAACCTGCTGCTCGTCGCCGCGCTCGTGAGTGTGCTGTACAGGCCATTTATTCATGGCAATTATCTGGCAATCCAATTGCTGAAGTCGAATATGAGTTTATTGCTGAACAGGACATGTCAGACGTTGACGTAAACTATTTTCGTGAACTGTTATCAGGTGTTGCGACCAACGCGACAAAACTTGATCAACTGATGGCGCCTTATTTATCTCGTCAGCTCGAAGAGTTAGGGCAGGTAGAAAAAGCGATTTTACGTGTCTCCATGTTTGAATTAAGTTTCCGTGAAGATGTACCTTATAAAGTTGCAATCAATGAAGGTATTGAATTAGCGAAAGTTTTTGGCGCAGAAGATAGCCATAAATTCGTTAACGGTGTATTAGATAAAGCTGCACCTGCGGTTCGCCGTAAAAAATAA
- the ribD gene encoding bifunctional diaminohydroxyphosphoribosylaminopyrimidine deaminase/5-amino-6-(5-phosphoribosylamino)uracil reductase RibD yields MIEQDNIYMARAFELARKGRFTTSPNPNVGCVIVRDGVIVGEGYHQKAGEPHAEVHALRMAGDKAQGATAYVTLEPCSHHGRTPPCAEALINAGVSRVVAAMQDPNPQVAGRGLYMLSQAGIETRSNVLLDDAEAANRGFLKRMRTGFPYIQLKLAASLDGKTALGTGESKWITSPAARKDVQALRAEASAILSTSSTVVADDPSLTVRWKELPSNIQQIYPEEQVRQPIRIVLDNHNRVTSEHRVTQLDGECWLVRSNPDENAVWQGQVEQIAIPADENGTDLVILMMQLAKRNVNSIWVEAGAKLAGSLLKLGLVDELIVYIAPKLLGNSARGLVDFPPLNALIDAPKFEFTEVTQVGPDLRVRLRPVW; encoded by the coding sequence ATGATTGAACAAGACAACATTTATATGGCTCGTGCCTTTGAATTGGCACGAAAAGGGCGTTTTACCACATCACCTAATCCAAATGTCGGGTGCGTGATTGTGCGTGATGGTGTCATTGTTGGTGAGGGGTATCACCAAAAAGCAGGTGAACCCCATGCTGAGGTTCACGCATTAAGAATGGCCGGTGATAAAGCGCAAGGGGCAACAGCTTATGTCACCCTTGAGCCTTGTAGCCATCACGGCCGTACCCCGCCTTGCGCAGAAGCGCTGATCAATGCAGGTGTAAGCCGAGTCGTCGCTGCCATGCAAGACCCAAACCCTCAAGTTGCGGGCCGCGGTTTGTATATGTTGTCGCAAGCAGGAATTGAAACGCGCAGTAATGTTTTATTAGATGATGCAGAAGCGGCTAACCGCGGCTTCTTAAAACGTATGCGTACTGGCTTTCCCTATATTCAATTAAAACTCGCCGCTTCACTAGACGGCAAAACCGCCCTTGGAACTGGGGAAAGTAAATGGATCACCAGCCCCGCAGCTCGCAAAGATGTGCAAGCTCTTCGAGCCGAGGCTAGTGCTATCTTAAGTACCAGCAGCACCGTGGTTGCCGATGACCCTTCTTTAACGGTACGTTGGAAAGAATTACCTAGTAATATTCAGCAAATTTACCCTGAAGAACAAGTCCGTCAACCCATCCGCATTGTGCTAGATAACCACAATCGTGTGACTTCTGAGCATCGTGTCACTCAATTAGATGGCGAATGTTGGTTAGTGCGTTCAAACCCAGATGAAAATGCAGTATGGCAGGGGCAAGTTGAGCAAATCGCTATTCCTGCAGATGAAAACGGCACTGACCTCGTCATTTTGATGATGCAACTGGCTAAACGTAATGTGAATAGCATTTGGGTTGAGGCAGGGGCAAAACTTGCAGGCTCATTGCTTAAGTTAGGTTTAGTGGATGAGCTGATTGTCTATATTGCGCCTAAATTATTAGGAAATAGCGCTCGAGGCCTAGTGGACTTCCCACCGCTTAATGCCCTTATTGATGCGCCAAAGTTTGAATTTACAGAAGTGACACAAGTTGGGCCAGACCTACGTGTCAGGCTTCGTCCCGTATGGTAA
- the thiL gene encoding thiamine-phosphate kinase, producing the protein MSYGEFDLIARYFNRQTTNRRDVNIGIGDDCALMTIPEKQQLAVSTDTLVSGIHFLPTISPADLAYKSLASNLSDLAAMGADPAWVSLAITSPCVDCDWLQSFSDSLFEQLNYYGMQLIGGDTTRGPMSLTYTVHGLVPNGKAMSRAGARNGDWIYVTGTLGDSAAGLAILQDKLNVKNVEHQEWLIARHLRPQPRILQGQALRNLASSAIDISDGLVSDLNHILKASGCGARINLDALPQSEALKQSCSIEQGRLWSLSGGEDYELCFTVPEINRGALEMALAHTGSGFTCIGQIKPQSEGISYFCNNQEVDVNLKGFDHFVSEGA; encoded by the coding sequence ATGTCATATGGCGAATTTGACCTCATCGCGCGTTATTTTAACCGTCAAACCACTAACCGACGTGATGTTAATATCGGTATTGGGGATGACTGTGCGTTGATGACCATTCCAGAAAAACAGCAACTTGCTGTAAGCACTGACACTCTTGTTTCTGGTATTCACTTCCTACCAACCATTTCACCAGCTGATCTTGCTTATAAATCATTAGCCTCTAATTTAAGTGACCTTGCGGCGATGGGGGCGGATCCTGCATGGGTTTCTTTAGCAATTACATCGCCTTGCGTTGATTGTGATTGGTTGCAATCCTTTAGTGATAGTTTGTTTGAACAGCTTAACTATTATGGAATGCAATTGATTGGTGGTGATACAACACGCGGACCAATGAGTTTAACCTACACGGTTCATGGCTTAGTACCAAATGGTAAGGCGATGTCTCGCGCAGGGGCGCGCAATGGTGATTGGATTTATGTCACGGGCACTCTAGGTGATAGCGCAGCTGGCTTAGCTATTTTGCAAGATAAGCTGAATGTTAAAAATGTAGAACATCAAGAATGGCTAATTGCGCGTCATTTACGTCCGCAGCCACGTATTTTACAAGGCCAAGCGTTGAGAAACCTTGCTTCTTCAGCAATTGATATTTCGGATGGTTTAGTTTCTGATCTTAACCATATCTTGAAAGCGAGTGGTTGTGGCGCACGCATTAATTTAGATGCATTGCCTCAATCAGAAGCGTTGAAACAAAGTTGTAGTATTGAGCAAGGGCGTTTATGGTCTTTGAGTGGTGGTGAAGATTACGAACTCTGTTTTACCGTTCCTGAAATTAATCGTGGGGCGTTAGAGATGGCATTAGCGCATACGGGATCAGGCTTTACGTGTATCGGGCAAATTAAGCCGCAGTCTGAAGGAATTAGCTACTTTTGCAATAACCAAGAAGTTGATGTAAACCTAAAAGGTTTCGATCATTTTGTTTCGGAAGGTGCATAG
- the nrdR gene encoding transcriptional regulator NrdR yields the protein MHCPFCSAVDTKVIDSRLVGEGSQVRRRRQCLLCHERFTTFEVAELVMPRVIKSDDIREPFDEEKLNRGMQKALEKRPVSSDAIEQAIISIKSQLRATGEREVPSKLIGSLVMDELKKLDKVAYIRFASVYRSFEDVREFGEEIAKLQD from the coding sequence ATGCACTGCCCATTCTGCTCAGCTGTAGATACGAAAGTTATTGACTCGCGTCTGGTCGGTGAAGGGTCCCAAGTCCGTAGACGCCGCCAATGTTTACTTTGTCATGAGCGCTTCACAACCTTTGAAGTTGCTGAACTGGTCATGCCTAGGGTCATTAAAAGCGATGATATCCGCGAACCTTTTGATGAAGAAAAGCTTAATCGGGGTATGCAAAAGGCATTAGAAAAACGACCTGTAAGTTCTGATGCCATTGAACAAGCTATTATTTCGATTAAATCCCAGCTTCGGGCAACCGGGGAACGTGAAGTTCCGTCGAAATTAATTGGCAGTTTGGTTATGGATGAGCTGAAAAAGCTCGATAAAGTTGCCTATATCCGTTTTGCTTCTGTTTATCGCAGTTTTGAAGATGTGCGTGAGTTTGGCGAAGAAATCGCTAAATTACAGGATTAA
- the ribH gene encoding 6,7-dimethyl-8-ribityllumazine synthase codes for MNVIKGVVAAPQARVAIAIARFNNFINDSLLEGAVDALERIGQVSNDNITIVWVPGAYELPLTTKALVETNKYDAVIALGTVIRGGTAHFEYVAGECSSGLSHVAMNSEVPVTFGVLTTENIEQAIERAGTKAGNKGAEAALTALEMINVIKAIKGK; via the coding sequence ATGAACGTAATTAAAGGTGTTGTTGCTGCGCCACAAGCGCGTGTTGCTATCGCTATCGCTCGTTTTAACAACTTTATTAATGATAGTCTGCTGGAAGGTGCTGTTGATGCGTTAGAACGCATTGGTCAGGTTTCAAATGACAATATTACAATTGTGTGGGTTCCAGGCGCTTATGAGCTACCGTTGACCACAAAAGCATTAGTTGAAACGAATAAATACGATGCAGTCATTGCATTAGGTACGGTTATTCGTGGCGGTACCGCTCACTTTGAATATGTTGCAGGTGAATGTAGCTCCGGCCTATCCCATGTCGCGATGAACAGTGAAGTGCCAGTGACTTTTGGTGTGTTAACCACTGAAAATATCGAACAAGCCATTGAACGTGCGGGTACTAAAGCAGGTAATAAAGGTGCTGAAGCTGCACTGACAGCACTGGAAATGATTAATGTAATTAAGGCCATCAAAGGCAAATAA